The Hahella sp. HNIBRBA332 genome window below encodes:
- a CDS encoding CBS domain-containing protein — MILMKDVMSHPVHTLSTENSLADARKMMQEQGVRHIPVVNAKNKLEGLVTQRDVFAAMDSSVYDLPPELMEAHESEIPVTQVMRTKVATASLDTPIRKAAEFLQTKKYGCLPVVENGHVVGILTGGDFIKIAINLLDLVEVEPEEEPS, encoded by the coding sequence ATGATCCTGATGAAAGATGTAATGAGCCACCCCGTGCATACGTTGAGCACTGAGAACAGCTTGGCCGATGCCCGTAAAATGATGCAGGAACAGGGCGTCCGCCATATTCCGGTCGTCAACGCCAAAAACAAACTGGAAGGGCTCGTCACCCAGCGCGACGTCTTCGCCGCCATGGACTCCTCCGTGTATGACCTGCCCCCGGAATTGATGGAGGCTCACGAGTCCGAAATTCCCGTCACTCAGGTGATGCGGACCAAAGTCGCCACCGCCAGCCTGGATACGCCGATCCGCAAAGCAGCGGAATTTCTGCAAACCAAGAAATACGGTTGTCTGCCCGTGGTGGAAAATGGCCATGTCGTGGGCATTTTGACGGGAGGCGACTTTATCAAGATCGCCATTAATCTGCTGGATCTGGTGGAAGTGGAGCCGGAGGAAGAGCCCAGCTGA
- a CDS encoding outer membrane beta-barrel protein, producing MKRLGLGICLTLAMAVDASAEGYGALGLDYMHASSENLHDNLMLNATLGWSLTDFWGLEGRLGVDFFSLIFDEDPLDDSGAFMDAYVAGYNRFTLPLSNAIKPYVLLGWQGASVSVQSCHVLGGGCEKNHETHSGFAYGGGVDFRIKKGIYLKTEVTHFEHNEVRFNTFGIGVTGEF from the coding sequence ATGAAAAGACTGGGTTTAGGAATCTGCCTGACTTTGGCCATGGCTGTCGACGCATCAGCAGAAGGCTATGGCGCACTGGGGCTGGATTATATGCACGCCTCTTCAGAAAATCTGCATGACAATCTGATGCTGAATGCAACATTAGGTTGGAGCCTTACTGACTTTTGGGGGCTGGAAGGGCGCTTGGGCGTTGATTTCTTCTCTCTGATATTCGATGAAGACCCTCTGGATGACTCCGGCGCGTTTATGGACGCCTACGTGGCGGGATACAACCGCTTCACTCTGCCGCTTAGTAATGCAATAAAGCCCTATGTGCTGCTGGGTTGGCAAGGCGCCAGCGTCAGTGTACAGAGCTGCCATGTTCTGGGCGGCGGTTGTGAGAAAAACCATGAAACGCACAGCGGCTTCGCTTATGGCGGTGGCGTAGATTTCCGCATTAAGAAAGGGATCTACCTGAAAACGGAGGTAACGCACTTCGAGCATAATGAAGTGCGTTTCAATACCTTCGGCATTGGCGTGACGGGGGAGTTCTGA
- the recD gene encoding exodeoxyribonuclease V subunit alpha, whose product MSIAHLIDAARQSNLLRPLDYYLGHQFAEMAMSATEEQRELLALTVALTSNALANGHTCLDLSQYAGRSLWPDSAEEDMRAFIAPSLKLWREALLASGLTQADSDVGEAGPVSPCVLDDRNCFYLARYFEYERQLAGLLQQRIANHAAFPPEQVRQALLRFFPSVESEDRQAIAAAVACRQGFTAIVGGPGTGKTTTVARLLGMLGELADPPLRIALAAPTGKAAARLMESIRNAKLQLGERLPHPERIPDTAYTLHRLLKVRGDGKGFVHHAGHPLPVDLLLIDEVSMVDLAMMLRTVEALPPHARLMLLGDSEQLASVEAGSVIGDICSQRSAAGVSPEMGDYLRQLGLTPPYPVEAEAAPVSDCVIRLEVSHRFHARSGIGRLAQAINAGDPEAALQVFKQPEFEDADWENLPPSQLQSFIQQTAANAYEPCFKADSVETALDAMNRFRILCAVKEGHGGVQEINQWVETALQRKGLTPRYQLHYHGRPIMVTRNDYSLGLFNGDVGLIWRDPASGQLRAWFPDADGPLRSIPLYRLPAHETVYAMTIHKSQGSEFDHCVVALPETDQPVLTRELIYTGVTRAKKRISVWGPRHLLIKSIKRPTQRMSGLARRIWGESAPSEPSVDNPPDAASGDGVQLDLW is encoded by the coding sequence ATGAGCATCGCCCATCTGATTGACGCCGCCCGCCAAAGTAACTTGCTGCGGCCACTGGATTATTATCTTGGCCATCAGTTCGCCGAAATGGCGATGTCAGCGACAGAAGAGCAACGGGAACTACTGGCGCTGACTGTGGCGCTGACGTCCAACGCCCTGGCCAATGGCCACACCTGCCTGGACCTGTCGCAATACGCAGGCCGCTCGCTGTGGCCGGACTCTGCGGAAGAAGACATGCGGGCCTTTATTGCCCCGTCTCTCAAATTATGGCGCGAAGCGCTGCTCGCCAGCGGCCTGACCCAGGCGGACTCAGACGTGGGCGAGGCGGGCCCGGTCAGTCCATGCGTGCTGGATGACCGTAACTGTTTCTACCTGGCCCGTTACTTCGAATATGAACGTCAGCTTGCCGGATTACTGCAACAGCGCATCGCCAACCACGCGGCTTTCCCGCCAGAGCAGGTCCGTCAGGCGCTGCTGCGCTTTTTCCCCTCCGTCGAGTCGGAGGATCGTCAGGCGATCGCCGCCGCAGTGGCCTGTCGTCAGGGCTTCACCGCCATTGTCGGCGGCCCCGGCACCGGTAAGACCACCACCGTAGCCAGGCTGCTGGGCATGTTGGGAGAACTCGCCGACCCGCCTCTGCGCATCGCTCTGGCGGCGCCCACCGGCAAAGCCGCCGCGCGCCTGATGGAGTCCATCCGCAACGCCAAATTGCAGCTGGGGGAGCGTCTGCCGCATCCCGAACGCATTCCGGATACCGCTTACACCTTGCATCGCCTGCTGAAAGTGCGGGGGGATGGCAAGGGCTTCGTGCATCACGCCGGCCATCCGCTGCCCGTGGATTTACTCCTGATAGACGAGGTGTCGATGGTGGATCTGGCGATGATGCTGCGCACCGTAGAGGCGCTGCCTCCTCACGCCCGTCTGATGTTGCTGGGCGATAGCGAACAACTCGCGTCAGTAGAAGCCGGCAGCGTCATTGGCGACATCTGTTCGCAACGAAGCGCCGCCGGCGTCAGCCCGGAAATGGGGGACTATTTACGCCAGCTTGGCCTGACGCCTCCCTACCCGGTTGAAGCAGAGGCCGCGCCTGTCTCGGACTGCGTCATCCGCCTGGAGGTAAGTCATCGCTTTCACGCCCGCAGCGGCATCGGTCGTCTGGCGCAGGCGATCAACGCCGGCGATCCGGAAGCGGCCCTGCAGGTATTCAAGCAGCCGGAGTTCGAGGACGCGGATTGGGAAAATCTGCCGCCATCGCAGCTTCAGTCATTCATCCAGCAAACCGCGGCCAACGCCTACGAGCCCTGCTTCAAAGCCGATTCGGTGGAAACCGCCCTGGACGCCATGAATCGCTTCCGCATCCTCTGCGCCGTAAAAGAAGGCCATGGCGGCGTGCAGGAGATCAATCAGTGGGTGGAAACCGCGCTGCAACGTAAAGGCCTGACGCCGCGTTATCAACTGCACTATCACGGCCGACCTATTATGGTGACCCGCAACGACTATAGCCTGGGCTTGTTCAACGGCGATGTGGGCCTGATCTGGCGTGATCCGGCATCGGGACAACTACGCGCCTGGTTCCCGGACGCTGACGGCCCCCTGCGCAGCATTCCTTTGTACCGCCTGCCCGCTCATGAAACGGTCTACGCCATGACCATACACAAAAGTCAGGGATCTGAATTTGACCATTGCGTGGTGGCGTTGCCCGAAACTGATCAACCAGTGCTGACGCGGGAGTTGATATACACGGGCGTCACCCGCGCCAAAAAGCGGATCAGCGTGTGGGGGCCGCGTCACCTGTTGATCAAGTCTATTAAACGCCCCACCCAGAGGATGTCCGGGCTCGCCCGCAGAATCTGGGGCGAGTCCGCACCGAGCGAACCCAGCGTTGATAATCCACCGGATGCAGCGTCCGGCGATGGCGTGCAATTGGATTTATGGTAG
- the recB gene encoding exodeoxyribonuclease V subunit beta yields MKPLDPIAIPLQGVQLIEASAGTGKTYTITTLYLRLLLERQLDVRQILVVTFTRAATEELHTRIRQRIREVMQTLQAPPETDIPEWLALWRDPERNEDALALLQQALLNMDEASIFTIHGFCQRALQDNAFESGLLFDLRLQEDLGPLLQQAAEDTWRKQFYPDRLLAELAQAKWGEPAEMLNGLRSYLAQGDLELIPPDVDPQTLSHLAGVLKAQWRQLGDELTAAVREAAENKILGRAEKTYREDKLNDAILSLTIWSRTEEQMTLPPAAALFSQRVLDASVLKKAADKGLGAPQHAFFSALEQFLTQQSQLDAWLVGATLTTFRDVLRRLKTQAEILGFDDLIGSLKDALEAATGPQLRLALQRRYPVALIDEFQDTDPSQYRIFSSLYDAADSNATLFMIGDPKQAIYSFRGADIYAYLQAKQRTPQDNRYTMDTNWRSRKELVAAVNGLFEQCANPFLFAGDIEFIPVQAAGAADASVLTLDGVPVTPLQAWLLGREDSGKNISKEQARPQLAQITASEIANWLNLGEDGRARLGDRPLSAGDIAVLVRDNNQARIMSEKLSAVGVSSVFLTRESVYQSEEATDLLRLLRALLEPNDERRLRAALVTLSWGWTAPELETLARDEQRWESMLTSLHQLREEWQDAGFMPMFQKWLQNFSIAARLLGLPEGERRLTNLLQLAELLQQAGRDYPTPERLLAWYQGQLEQADGRGDEHQLRLESDEALVKIVTIHSSKGLEYPLVFLPFLGFGRSGKDDYLMCHDPEREHRLVLDLSGGDRLQEQAERERLAEDLRLLYVALTRAKQLCVWAWGAVNEFQYAAMAWLLYGGATDNLTDWLTSLKNLDDTQLAEPLTRLAAQTDFCWSLAPEPVHQRRHPGEGAGQWRARSAQRTVEQNWRLSSYSQLASGGGGRHHEEPLDEAAPVQEVQPRLQPDVSDIFQFPKGAWAGQCFHHILENMPLQAENAEVLHELTSHSLQQHGFGDEWVACVSEQLWQVVNTPLMENGGAPFSLSQLDKANMQVEMEFLFPVTLIQQARLARFLADYSGSETPVNLNVAAHEGLMHGFIDLTFQHEGRFYIVDYKGSWLGEKRESYAQENLRNEILAHRYDLQYLIYTLALHRYLQRSLPDYDYDAHFGGVYYLFLRGMHSQRQPELGVFFDRPSQAAVAAFAEILQGEPA; encoded by the coding sequence ATGAAGCCGCTGGACCCGATCGCCATTCCCCTGCAGGGCGTGCAGCTCATTGAAGCCAGCGCCGGCACGGGGAAAACCTACACCATCACCACCTTGTATCTGCGCCTGCTGCTGGAGCGCCAGCTCGACGTCAGGCAGATTCTGGTGGTCACCTTCACTCGCGCCGCCACGGAAGAGCTGCACACACGGATTCGTCAGCGCATTCGTGAGGTCATGCAGACCTTGCAGGCGCCGCCAGAAACGGACATCCCGGAATGGCTCGCGCTCTGGCGCGATCCGGAACGCAACGAGGATGCTCTCGCCCTGTTGCAGCAGGCGCTGTTGAATATGGACGAGGCGTCTATCTTCACCATTCACGGTTTCTGCCAGCGCGCTCTGCAGGACAACGCATTTGAAAGCGGACTCTTGTTTGATCTGCGTCTGCAGGAGGACTTAGGTCCGTTGCTGCAACAAGCGGCGGAGGACACTTGGCGCAAGCAGTTCTACCCAGACCGGCTGCTGGCGGAGCTGGCGCAGGCCAAGTGGGGCGAGCCGGCGGAAATGCTGAATGGCCTGCGCAGTTATCTGGCGCAAGGCGATCTGGAGTTGATTCCCCCTGATGTGGATCCGCAGACCCTCAGTCATCTGGCCGGCGTGCTGAAAGCCCAATGGCGCCAATTGGGCGACGAACTCACCGCCGCCGTGCGGGAGGCGGCGGAGAACAAAATTCTGGGGCGCGCGGAGAAAACTTACCGGGAAGACAAACTGAACGACGCCATTCTCAGCCTGACTATCTGGAGCCGCACGGAAGAGCAGATGACGCTGCCCCCCGCCGCGGCCCTGTTCAGTCAGCGCGTTCTTGACGCATCCGTGCTGAAAAAGGCGGCGGACAAAGGTCTTGGCGCGCCACAGCATGCTTTTTTCAGCGCCCTGGAGCAGTTTCTGACCCAACAGTCACAGTTGGACGCATGGCTGGTGGGCGCCACGCTGACCACCTTCAGAGACGTATTGCGACGCCTGAAAACCCAGGCGGAAATTCTGGGCTTCGATGACCTGATCGGCAGTCTCAAAGACGCCCTCGAAGCCGCCACCGGGCCCCAGTTACGCCTGGCGCTGCAACGCCGCTATCCGGTCGCTCTAATTGACGAATTCCAGGATACCGACCCGTCCCAGTATCGTATCTTTTCCTCCTTATATGACGCCGCTGACAGCAACGCCACACTGTTTATGATCGGCGACCCCAAGCAGGCGATTTACAGCTTCCGGGGCGCGGATATTTACGCCTACCTGCAAGCCAAGCAGCGCACGCCCCAGGACAATCGCTACACCATGGACACCAACTGGCGCTCCCGCAAAGAGCTGGTGGCCGCGGTCAATGGATTGTTCGAACAGTGCGCCAACCCCTTCCTGTTCGCCGGCGACATCGAGTTCATTCCCGTACAGGCCGCCGGCGCCGCTGACGCTTCCGTCCTGACCCTGGACGGCGTCCCGGTGACGCCATTGCAGGCCTGGTTGCTTGGTCGTGAAGACAGCGGCAAAAACATAAGTAAAGAACAAGCGCGGCCGCAGTTGGCGCAAATCACCGCCAGTGAAATCGCCAACTGGCTCAACCTGGGAGAGGACGGCCGCGCTCGCCTGGGCGACCGCCCACTCAGCGCCGGCGATATCGCTGTACTGGTGCGGGATAATAATCAGGCCCGCATCATGTCGGAAAAGCTCTCCGCCGTCGGCGTCAGCAGCGTGTTTCTGACGCGGGAAAGCGTCTATCAAAGTGAAGAGGCCACCGATCTGCTGCGCCTGTTGCGCGCCTTGCTGGAGCCCAATGACGAACGCCGCCTGCGCGCGGCGTTGGTGACCCTGAGCTGGGGTTGGACCGCCCCGGAGCTGGAAACGCTGGCCCGGGATGAACAGCGCTGGGAGAGTATGCTGACGTCATTGCATCAGTTACGGGAAGAATGGCAAGACGCCGGTTTCATGCCCATGTTTCAGAAATGGCTGCAGAACTTCAGCATCGCCGCCAGACTACTGGGCCTGCCAGAAGGCGAGCGCCGTCTCACCAACCTGTTACAGTTGGCGGAACTACTGCAACAGGCCGGGCGCGACTACCCCACGCCAGAGCGACTGCTGGCCTGGTATCAAGGACAATTGGAGCAGGCGGACGGACGCGGCGATGAGCATCAGTTACGCCTGGAAAGCGACGAGGCGCTGGTGAAAATCGTCACCATTCACAGTTCCAAAGGCCTCGAATATCCCTTGGTGTTTCTACCTTTTCTGGGATTTGGCCGCAGCGGCAAAGACGATTATTTAATGTGCCATGACCCTGAACGGGAGCACCGTCTGGTGCTCGATCTTAGCGGCGGCGACCGCTTACAGGAGCAGGCGGAACGGGAGCGTTTGGCGGAAGATCTGCGTCTGCTTTACGTCGCGCTGACCCGGGCCAAACAACTGTGCGTCTGGGCCTGGGGCGCCGTAAATGAGTTCCAGTACGCCGCCATGGCGTGGCTGCTTTATGGCGGCGCGACGGACAATCTGACCGACTGGCTGACGTCCCTGAAAAATCTGGACGATACGCAACTTGCGGAGCCCCTGACCCGCCTTGCAGCGCAGACCGACTTTTGCTGGAGCCTGGCTCCTGAGCCGGTGCATCAGCGCCGTCATCCCGGCGAAGGCGCCGGCCAGTGGCGGGCGCGCTCCGCCCAGCGCACCGTGGAGCAAAACTGGCGTTTATCCAGTTACTCGCAACTGGCCTCCGGAGGCGGCGGTCGCCATCACGAAGAGCCCTTGGATGAGGCCGCGCCGGTACAGGAAGTACAGCCTCGCCTGCAGCCGGACGTCAGCGATATTTTTCAGTTTCCCAAAGGCGCCTGGGCGGGTCAGTGTTTCCACCATATTCTGGAGAATATGCCATTGCAGGCGGAAAACGCCGAGGTGTTGCATGAGCTCACCAGCCACAGCCTGCAACAACACGGCTTCGGCGATGAATGGGTGGCCTGCGTTTCGGAACAATTATGGCAAGTGGTGAACACGCCGCTAATGGAGAACGGCGGCGCGCCTTTTTCACTGTCGCAACTGGACAAGGCCAATATGCAGGTGGAAATGGAGTTTCTCTTCCCCGTGACGCTGATTCAGCAAGCGCGGCTGGCGCGTTTCCTGGCGGACTACTCCGGCTCTGAAACGCCGGTTAATCTGAACGTGGCTGCTCATGAGGGCCTGATGCACGGCTTTATCGATCTCACCTTCCAGCATGAGGGACGCTTCTATATCGTCGATTACAAAGGCAGTTGGCTGGGAGAAAAACGCGAGAGCTACGCCCAGGAAAATCTGCGCAACGAAATCCTTGCGCACCGCTATGACCTGCAGTACCTGATCTATACGCTGGCGTTGCATCGCTACCTGCAACGCAGCTTGCCCGACTACGATTACGACGCCCACTTCGGCGGCGTGTACTATTTGTTTTTGCGGGGCATGCACAGTCAACGCCAGCCCGAATTGGGCGTATTTTTCGATCGTCCCTCCCAGGCGGCGGTGGCCGCGTTTGCTGAGATTCTGCAGGGAGAACCGGCATGA
- the recC gene encoding exodeoxyribonuclease V subunit gamma: MLKIYYSNRQEQLLALLADALARPKANPLQSDILIVQSQGMSRWLSQQLAELNGVAANLEFQLPAQLVWRLARLCRDDLPELHPFDKSILTWRLMQLAPALPDSGEFDALHRYLHTGPDRKSPDLLRNYQLSQRIADVFDHYLMYRPDWLSEWEQGLPTEASGSEHAWQIELWRGLTRDSDAPHRARVLQELAEQLPQHVDKLPPRLFVFGVPYMAPAYLDVLQNAARHIEVHMYQWNPTEHYWGDIASRKDISRIRTRDGAEVSGLYDEGHRLLASWGKPLRDYLDVLQDVSVTEADCYVPPAPPHTLLQHLQADVFNLRQEPWPESPADDRSLQVHLCHSALREVEVLYDQLMDLLQTDHSLSPRDIVVMTPDIGQYAPLVEAVFGAQEGPRRIPWSLADLSRYSDFNLVQSVLQLFDLLPGRFTASEVLGLLEIPAVGRRFGLDEELLSRLRQWLLEASIRWGLDAESQQAYGVDCADQFSWKAGIKRLLLGFALPDAMQMYQDVAPYPHIQGGDADSLGALSQLIDTLARWRAQISRGQTPQQWADLLHSWMNDLFDPDRDEEQALQVAREAVQEWLQETQTAGFDQPLPLAVVKQDLRRRLDSPLRRQSFLTGAVTFCAMVPMRSIPFRVVAVLGLNHDQFPRRQTQPGFDLIAAYPRKGDRARREEDRFLFLEALLAARDVFYLSYVGRSIRDNSECAPSVILSELLDTIQEQGGEAAMGRILTEHPLQPFSPHYFTADGGHFSYQSEWLPALHGRHSKQEYQAFCPESLPSREHEPFSADHPVELDSLRRFLRNPTRYFVQQRLNILLDASDLTQDREPFDLGGLHGFQVKELWLQELMNAATDEEAESYLEAKGLLPGGAVGAISRKQTRQQLEALREQARELYGKDRIEITPEKSGLPLRGAVAGIGPRGLLHLTTAGCNASRMLLLWLEHLALCSVTADALARPSFLVCRQGVGHYRPVAQEQARKLLAELIDLLSQSENEPVRFFPKTSLKYVETKNNPRSRSEPINAAQQCWLGNEWQPGELADAHHFLVWRFEAETLNERFVALAEGIWEPALEHWEAPA; the protein is encoded by the coding sequence ATGCTGAAAATCTACTACAGCAACCGCCAGGAACAGCTGCTCGCACTGCTCGCCGACGCCCTGGCGCGTCCCAAGGCGAACCCTTTGCAAAGCGACATACTGATCGTGCAAAGCCAGGGCATGAGCCGTTGGCTGAGCCAGCAACTGGCGGAACTCAACGGCGTCGCCGCCAATCTGGAGTTTCAACTGCCGGCGCAGTTGGTCTGGCGGCTGGCGCGACTGTGCCGGGACGACTTGCCGGAGCTGCATCCCTTTGACAAATCCATCCTGACCTGGCGCTTGATGCAACTGGCCCCCGCGCTTCCGGACAGCGGCGAATTCGACGCCCTGCATCGCTACCTTCACACCGGCCCGGATCGCAAATCGCCGGACCTGCTGCGTAATTATCAGCTGAGCCAACGCATTGCCGATGTCTTTGACCACTATCTAATGTATCGCCCGGATTGGTTATCCGAATGGGAGCAAGGCCTCCCGACTGAGGCCAGCGGCAGCGAACATGCCTGGCAGATTGAACTGTGGCGTGGTCTGACCCGTGACAGCGACGCGCCCCACCGCGCCCGCGTGCTGCAGGAGTTGGCGGAACAACTGCCGCAGCATGTGGATAAGCTGCCGCCGCGCCTGTTTGTCTTTGGCGTTCCCTATATGGCTCCGGCGTATCTGGACGTGCTGCAGAACGCCGCCCGCCATATAGAAGTGCATATGTATCAATGGAACCCCACGGAGCATTACTGGGGCGACATCGCCTCCCGCAAGGACATCAGCCGCATTCGCACCCGCGACGGCGCGGAAGTCTCCGGACTGTACGACGAAGGCCATCGACTGTTGGCGTCTTGGGGCAAGCCGCTGCGGGACTATCTGGATGTGCTGCAGGACGTTTCCGTCACAGAAGCCGACTGCTATGTCCCGCCCGCGCCGCCGCATACCTTGCTGCAACACCTGCAGGCGGACGTTTTCAACCTGCGCCAGGAGCCATGGCCAGAAAGCCCTGCTGACGATCGCTCTCTGCAAGTGCATCTGTGCCACAGCGCCTTGCGCGAAGTGGAGGTGCTGTACGACCAACTGATGGATCTGCTGCAAACCGATCACAGCCTGTCTCCCCGGGATATCGTGGTGATGACGCCGGATATCGGCCAGTACGCGCCGTTGGTTGAAGCCGTATTCGGCGCACAGGAAGGTCCGCGCCGCATTCCCTGGTCTCTCGCCGACCTGAGCCGCTACAGCGACTTCAATCTGGTGCAGTCGGTATTGCAATTGTTCGACTTATTGCCCGGCCGTTTTACCGCCTCGGAAGTGCTCGGCCTGCTGGAAATTCCCGCGGTGGGACGCCGCTTCGGCCTGGATGAAGAATTGTTATCGCGCCTGCGTCAATGGCTGCTTGAGGCGTCCATTCGCTGGGGACTGGATGCAGAGTCGCAACAGGCCTACGGCGTCGACTGCGCCGATCAGTTCAGTTGGAAGGCCGGGATCAAACGCTTGCTGCTGGGCTTCGCCCTCCCCGATGCGATGCAGATGTATCAGGACGTCGCCCCCTATCCTCATATTCAGGGCGGCGATGCCGACAGCCTGGGCGCGCTGTCGCAACTGATCGACACCCTGGCGCGCTGGCGCGCGCAGATCTCCCGCGGCCAGACGCCCCAACAATGGGCGGACCTCCTGCACAGCTGGATGAACGATCTGTTCGACCCTGACCGGGATGAAGAGCAGGCGCTGCAGGTCGCCCGCGAAGCGGTGCAGGAATGGCTGCAGGAAACCCAGACCGCGGGCTTCGACCAACCCTTGCCGCTGGCGGTGGTGAAGCAGGATCTGCGTCGACGCCTGGACAGCCCGTTACGGCGACAGAGTTTCCTCACCGGAGCGGTGACCTTCTGCGCCATGGTGCCCATGCGCAGCATTCCCTTTCGGGTAGTCGCCGTCCTGGGCCTGAATCACGATCAGTTTCCACGCCGCCAGACGCAGCCGGGCTTCGATCTGATCGCCGCGTATCCTCGCAAAGGCGACCGCGCCCGTCGCGAGGAGGACCGCTTCTTGTTCCTGGAGGCCTTACTGGCCGCCCGCGACGTGTTTTATCTGAGTTACGTCGGACGCAGTATCCGCGACAACAGCGAATGCGCGCCCTCGGTCATTCTCAGCGAACTGCTGGATACGATCCAGGAACAAGGCGGCGAGGCGGCTATGGGACGCATTCTCACCGAACACCCACTACAACCCTTCAGCCCCCATTACTTCACCGCCGACGGCGGCCACTTCAGCTACCAGTCAGAATGGCTGCCCGCCTTGCACGGCCGCCACAGCAAGCAGGAATATCAAGCGTTCTGCCCGGAATCTTTGCCCTCCCGGGAGCATGAGCCGTTTTCCGCTGACCACCCTGTAGAGCTGGACAGCCTGCGGCGTTTTCTACGCAATCCCACCCGCTACTTCGTGCAGCAACGGCTCAACATATTGTTGGACGCCAGTGATCTGACTCAGGACAGGGAACCTTTCGACCTGGGCGGTCTGCACGGCTTCCAGGTGAAAGAGCTATGGCTGCAGGAACTGATGAACGCGGCGACGGATGAAGAAGCGGAAAGCTATCTAGAGGCCAAGGGGCTGCTGCCCGGCGGCGCGGTCGGCGCTATCAGCCGCAAGCAGACGCGACAGCAATTGGAAGCGCTGCGCGAGCAGGCCCGTGAACTATATGGCAAGGATCGTATTGAAATTACCCCGGAAAAATCAGGACTGCCGTTGCGCGGCGCGGTGGCGGGCATCGGCCCGCGCGGTCTGCTGCATCTGACCACCGCCGGCTGTAACGCGTCCCGCATGCTGTTGTTATGGCTGGAGCATCTGGCGCTATGCAGCGTCACCGCAGACGCCCTCGCCCGTCCCAGTTTTCTGGTGTGTCGTCAGGGCGTTGGTCACTACCGTCCGGTGGCTCAAGAGCAGGCCAGAAAGTTACTGGCGGAACTTATAGATCTGCTGTCCCAGAGTGAGAATGAGCCAGTGCGTTTCTTCCCGAAGACCTCTTTAAAGTACGTGGAAACCAAGAATAATCCGCGCAGTCGCAGCGAGCCCATCAACGCCGCGCAGCAATGCTGGCTGGGCAACGAATGGCAACCGGGCGAACTGGCGGACGCGCATCATTTTCTAGTGTGGCGTTTTGAGGCGGAGACCTTGAACGAACGCTTTGTGGCGCTGGCGGAGGGCATCTGGGAGCCCGCACTGGAGCATTGGGAGGCGCCGGCATGA